A segment of the Leptolyngbya sp. NIES-3755 genome:
TGGTTACGGGTGCTGAACCTTCTGATCATTTCTCAGAACGATTAAAACAAGCAGAATTAGATCTCAGTTCAGTTACTTACTCGAATCAGGAACAGCAATTTTATCGCCCAACTCAACTATCTGAGGCGTTGGAACTGTTGCAGCAATATCCGGAGTCAACCTTGGTCGCGGGTGCAACTGATTTGGGTTTGGAAATGAGTCATCATCGGCAGACTTTTCCGATTTTGATTTCGCTCGAAGGTGTGGCGGAACTTCGACAAATTGAACAAGAGAGCGATCGAGTAACAATCGGTGCTGCTGTTCCGCTCCATACGATCGAAACGAACTTACACGGCATTTTTCCAAACCTAGATGAGATGCTGCATTGGTTCGCTGCCAAACAAGTGAGAAATCGAGCCACGATCGGCGGAAATATCGGAACCGCTTCACCCATTGGCGATCTTCCTCCGGTGTTGTTGTCACTCGATGCAGAACTGTCGATCGCGCATTTGACCGGAACCAGAACAATCCCATTAATTGATTTCTTCAAAAGCTATCGTCAAACCGATCTTAATCCTGGCGAAATCATTGTTTCAGTAACACTCCCAAAGAATATGACTCAAGGTGCTGTCAAACGCTTTAGTCAGTCTTACAAGATTGGAAAACGTGGAACAGATGACATTAGCATTGTGGCTGCATCCTTTGTGATTGATTTGGATGCAAATAACACGATCGTTCATGCACGATTGGGATATGGCGGAGTTGCGGCAACACCTGTAAGAGCGATCGACATTGAAAATACTCTGATCGGTCAGCCTTGGACAATTGAAACTGTTCAACGAATTAAACCCCTTTTAAGAGAAGCTTTCACTCCGTTAACTGACCTTCGCGGCAGTGCTGATTATCGAAAGCTATTAGTTGCAAATCTGTTTGAGAAATTCTTTGTAGAAATGGAGGGCGAATCATGAGTGTCGGTAAACGTCGATCGCACGAAAGCGCAGAACTCCACGTGACTGGAAAAGCCATTTACACGGATGAACAGCGTTTACCTGCGGGAATGCTCTCTGTTTATCCGGTGATGGTTCCTTGTGCCAAAGCAAAGATTCTCAAAATTGATTGTTCTGGAGCTTCAGAAGTTGATGGCTTTGTCACGGTGATCACTGCTGCTGATGTTCCAGGTTTAAACAATACAGGCGTGATTGTTCACGATGAGATTTTGTTGCCGACTGAGGAAATTAGCTATTGGGGGCAAGCCATTGTTTGGACAGTAGGTGAAACTGACGATGCAGCGCGGGAAGCAGCTTCTAAAGTGAAAGTGGACTATGAGCCGCTTGAGCCGATATTGAGTATTAGAGATGCGATCGCAAAAGATAGCTTCCATTCCAAACTGCCCACCATCAAACGCGGTGATGTTCAAAGCTCTTTATCGTCCTCTGCTTTTACGCTCAGCGGCGAAGTTTCAATGAACGGGCAAGACCATTTTTACCTTGAAACTCAAGCGACTTGGGTAATTCCAGACGGAGAAGGAAACTATCAAGTTTATTCTTCCACTCAGCACCCGACCGAAACTCAAATCATTGTTGCTCAAGCGCTAGGAATGCCATCAAATCGAGTGATTGTGACTTGTATTCGGATGGGTGGTGGTTTTGGTGGAAAAGAATCACAAGCGAATCCTTACGCCTCGATCGCTGCTCTTGCGGCTCATAAAACAGGTCGTCCGGTGCGAGTGAAATTAAAACGATCGCATGATATGACCTTAAC
Coding sequences within it:
- a CDS encoding molybdopterin dehydrogenase FAD-binding protein (similar to AA sequence:cyanobase_aa:LBDG_43060) → MMTQAFENRLCLTLNGDRITLKNVSPSMTLLQYLQQSRRTGTKEGCGDGDCGACTVAIVSRDPAGNPTYQAVNSCLIPMGAIAGREIVTVEGIANGKLHPVQAAMVETGGSQCGYCTPGFIMSLFADYYTGKVDDYTVEGNLCRCTGYIPIRRAAEMVTGAEPSDHFSERLKQAELDLSSVTYSNQEQQFYRPTQLSEALELLQQYPESTLVAGATDLGLEMSHHRQTFPILISLEGVAELRQIEQESDRVTIGAAVPLHTIETNLHGIFPNLDEMLHWFAAKQVRNRATIGGNIGTASPIGDLPPVLLSLDAELSIAHLTGTRTIPLIDFFKSYRQTDLNPGEIIVSVTLPKNMTQGAVKRFSQSYKIGKRGTDDISIVAASFVIDLDANNTIVHARLGYGGVAATPVRAIDIENTLIGQPWTIETVQRIKPLLREAFTPLTDLRGSADYRKLLVANLFEKFFVEMEGES